In a single window of the Pelagibacterium sp. 26DY04 genome:
- the cydX gene encoding cytochrome bd-I oxidase subunit CydX, protein MWYFAWILGVGLACAFAILNAMWFEMREDRREVDKG, encoded by the coding sequence ATGTGGTATTTTGCTTGGATTCTCGGCGTCGGGCTGGCTTGCGCCTTCGCCATTCTCAACGCGATGTGGTTCGAGATGCGTGAGGACCGGCGCGAGGTGGACAAGGGCTAA
- a CDS encoding pyridoxamine 5'-phosphate oxidase family protein: MTIHTPPPYAKARNPKRARYDEETINAILDTGLVGHVGFIADGRPMVIPMAYARSGATIYLHGSSKARIVAMHQQGDPLTMTVTLLDGIVAARSGFHHSMNYRAAVVHGHARIVSDLGEVEEALKLITEHLLPFRWNEVRHMHDKERKGTGVLALEIEAASAKVRQGPPVDEEEDHNLPIWAGVVPIVTGLGAPIGDGRTPGDVPPPPSTHLARKKFA; this comes from the coding sequence ATGACCATCCATACGCCGCCGCCCTACGCCAAGGCCCGCAATCCCAAGCGGGCGCGCTATGACGAGGAGACGATCAACGCGATCCTCGATACCGGCCTGGTGGGGCATGTGGGTTTCATCGCCGACGGGCGGCCGATGGTGATCCCGATGGCTTATGCGCGCTCGGGTGCCACCATCTACTTGCACGGCTCATCGAAGGCGCGCATCGTCGCCATGCACCAGCAAGGCGATCCGCTGACCATGACGGTGACGCTGCTCGACGGCATCGTCGCGGCGCGCTCGGGATTTCACCATTCGATGAACTATCGCGCCGCCGTCGTCCACGGCCATGCGCGGATCGTCTCGGACCTCGGTGAAGTCGAGGAAGCGCTCAAGCTAATCACCGAGCACCTGCTGCCCTTCCGCTGGAATGAGGTGCGCCACATGCACGACAAGGAGCGCAAGGGCACCGGCGTCCTGGCGCTCGAGATCGAAGCGGCCTCGGCCAAAGTGCGGCAAGGTCCGCCGGTCGATGAAGAAGAAGACCACAACCTGCCGATCTGGGCGGGGGTGGTGCCTATCGTCACGGGACTAGGGGCACCGATCGGAGATGGCAGGACGCCGGGCGACGTTCCGCCGCCACCTTCGACCCATCTGGCGCGCAAAAAATTTGCCTAA
- a CDS encoding GntR family transcriptional regulator, which yields MTKTLSRKGTTVSEIVEQLADAIVAGRFQPGERLDEIGLAGRFSVSRTPIREALGQLAAMGLVSRRPNRGAVVAELSSEHLANLIEVMAELEGVCARLAAERMSGKARRKLEADHLRAGQMVRLGQSDLYWAHDTLFHAAIQAGAGNPQLGEMAALARSRLSPFRTDLFAQPARLAQSYKDHEMIVTALLQADEPRAERLMRDHILKKTATRELVG from the coding sequence GTGACCAAGACCCTCTCGCGCAAGGGCACGACCGTAAGCGAAATCGTCGAACAGCTCGCCGATGCGATCGTCGCCGGGCGTTTCCAGCCCGGCGAGCGGCTCGACGAGATCGGACTCGCTGGACGATTTTCGGTATCGCGCACTCCTATCCGAGAAGCGCTCGGGCAATTGGCGGCGATGGGGCTAGTGTCGCGGCGGCCCAATCGCGGTGCGGTGGTGGCCGAACTCAGCTCCGAGCATCTCGCCAACCTCATCGAGGTGATGGCCGAACTGGAAGGCGTATGCGCCCGGCTCGCCGCCGAGCGCATGTCGGGTAAGGCGCGACGCAAGCTGGAGGCCGATCACCTGCGGGCTGGCCAGATGGTTCGGCTCGGGCAGTCGGACCTCTATTGGGCACACGATACGCTGTTCCACGCCGCCATCCAGGCTGGAGCCGGCAATCCGCAGCTTGGCGAAATGGCAGCGCTGGCGCGCTCGCGTCTCAGCCCGTTCCGCACCGATCTTTTCGCCCAGCCGGCACGGCTGGCGCAATCCTATAAGGATCACGAGATGATCGTCACCGCCCTGCTTCAGGCCGACGAGCCGCGTGCCGAACGGCTAATGCGCGACCACATCCTCAAGAAAACGGCGACGCGCGAGCTGGTCGGTTAG
- the cydB gene encoding cytochrome d ubiquinol oxidase subunit II — translation MDFIPIDYETLRLIWWALLGVLLIGFAVLGGMDLGLGALLPAVARTDEERRVLLNLAGPTWEGNQVWLVLGGGAIFAAWPPLYAVSFSGFYLAMIVILFALILRPVGFKYRGKITDPRWRSTWDWVLFIGGFVPALIFGVAVGNALLGAPFDLDRTLRPSYLGNFFGLLTPFALLCGLVSLSMVMTMGAAVIAARTEGEIAARASRYGQWAALAAIVLFALGGLWIAFGIEGYAVTSAIETALPSNPLAKTVEREVGAWMANYGTYPWMLIAPVLGFIGMAGALLGLRGGMKIVPILAAGAGVFGIVSTAGLSMFPFLLPSSHNPNASLTVWDASSSHLTLFIMLVATAFFLPLILAYTSWVYKVMSGPVTNKSLSKNPNAY, via the coding sequence ATGGATTTCATTCCCATCGATTATGAAACCCTGCGGCTCATCTGGTGGGCGCTGCTCGGCGTCCTGCTCATCGGCTTTGCGGTGCTGGGCGGCATGGATCTGGGGCTGGGCGCCCTCCTGCCTGCCGTTGCCCGCACCGATGAGGAACGCCGCGTGCTGCTCAATCTCGCCGGCCCGACCTGGGAAGGCAATCAGGTCTGGCTGGTGCTGGGGGGCGGCGCGATCTTTGCCGCCTGGCCGCCGCTCTATGCAGTGAGCTTTTCGGGCTTTTATCTGGCGATGATCGTGATCCTCTTCGCCTTGATCCTGCGCCCGGTGGGGTTCAAATATCGCGGCAAGATCACCGATCCGCGCTGGCGCTCCACCTGGGATTGGGTGTTGTTCATCGGCGGCTTCGTGCCCGCCCTGATCTTTGGTGTGGCCGTCGGCAACGCTCTGCTCGGCGCCCCGTTCGACCTCGACCGCACCCTGCGTCCCTCCTATCTGGGCAACTTCTTCGGTCTTCTCACGCCCTTTGCCTTGCTGTGCGGGCTGGTCAGCCTTTCGATGGTCATGACCATGGGGGCTGCCGTCATCGCCGCGCGCACCGAGGGCGAAATCGCCGCCCGCGCCTCGCGCTATGGCCAGTGGGCAGCGCTCGCGGCCATCGTGCTCTTTGCCCTGGGCGGGCTATGGATCGCCTTCGGCATCGAGGGCTACGCCGTCACCAGCGCCATCGAAACCGCCCTGCCGTCCAACCCGCTGGCCAAGACCGTGGAACGTGAAGTCGGTGCCTGGATGGCCAATTACGGCACTTATCCCTGGATGCTGATTGCCCCGGTCCTTGGTTTTATCGGCATGGCCGGCGCCCTGCTCGGATTGCGCGGGGGGATGAAAATCGTCCCGATCCTTGCGGCCGGGGCAGGGGTGTTCGGCATCGTTTCGACGGCTGGGCTTTCGATGTTTCCGTTCCTGTTGCCGTCCTCGCACAATCCCAATGCGAGCCTGACGGTCTGGGACGCGTCGTCGAGCCATTTGACCCTTTTCATCATGCTGGTCGCGACGGCATTCTTCCTGCCGCTGATCCTTGCTTACACGAGCTGGGTCTACAAAGTGATGAGCGGCCCGGTGACCAACAAGTCGCTGTCCAAGAACCCGAACGCGTATTAG
- the metH gene encoding methionine synthase: MGGMSGETIPVEALRPGNGPVRSAREGDDILAALTQAARERILILDGAMGTMIQREKLTEENFRGERFADWPKPLQGNNDLLVITEPKIIEDIHFAYAMAGADILETNTFSGTTIAQADYGMEALAYELNVAGAQAAKRAAIRAEAEDGKRRFVAGAVGPTNRTASISPDVNNPGFRATSFDELRIAYGEQIEGLIDGGSDIILIETIFDTLNAKAAVFAAEEVFENKGIRLPVMISGTITDLSGRTLSGQTPTAFWYSLRHAKPFTIGLNCALGANAMRAHLAEISDIADTFVCAYPNAGLPNEFGEYDESPEFMASQIEGFARDGFLNVVGGCCGSTPDHIAAIAQAVSKYAPREIPKIEPRLRLSGLEPFTLTDDIPFVNVGERTNVTGSARFKKLITSGDYTAALDVARDQVENGAQVIDINMDEGLIDSQQVMVDYLNLVASEPDIARVPIMVDSSKWEVIEAGLKCIQGKAIVNSISMKEGEDKFREQARLCKLYGAAVVVMAFDEVGQADTQARKVEICTRAYRILVDEVGFPPEDIIFDPNIFAVATGIEEHDNYGVDFIEATREITRTLPHVHISGGVSNLSFSFRGNEPVREAMHAVFLYHAIAAGMDMGIVNAGQLAVYESIDPELREACEDVVLNRRSDATERMLDLAERYRGQGGKEAKTKDLSWREKPVGERISHALVNGITEYIEADTEEARQQFARPLHVIEGPLMDGMNIVGELFGAGKMFLPQVVKSARVMKQAVAYLLPFMEAEADGTRQSAGKILMATVKGDVHDIGKNIVGVVLACNNYEIIDLGVMVPAQTILETAKKEKVDVIGLSGLITPSLDEMVHVASEMEREGFDIPLLIGGATTSRVHTAVKINPRYNRGTTVYVKDASLAVNVVSKLLSKEAANDYVKTIKQEYDTVAEKHRKGEADKQRTSLQAARDNAFKPDWSAYVPKKPSFLGTRSYQDWDLAELARYIDWTPFFQAWEFKGTYPKILDDPRQGEAVRQLFDDAQAMLKRIIDEKWFTPKAVVGFWPANRLGDDVQLFTDETRGTELAKFFTLRQQLSKSGDKPNVALADFMAEAGTPDYVGGFCVTAGFEEIAIADKFDEQNDNYSSILVKALADRFAEAFAERLHEVVRKELWAYSDENFAPEELIAEPYQGIRPAPGYPAQPDHTEKTTLFELLDVEKQIGVKLTESYAMWPGSSVSGLYFAHPESYYFGVAKVERDQVEDYAQRKGMAIEDVERWLGPVLNYIPGMEKAAG, encoded by the coding sequence ATGGGTGGCATGTCGGGTGAGACGATCCCGGTCGAGGCGCTGCGCCCCGGCAACGGTCCCGTCCGCTCCGCCAGGGAAGGCGATGACATTCTCGCCGCCCTGACCCAGGCCGCGCGTGAACGCATCCTCATTCTCGACGGCGCCATGGGCACCATGATCCAGCGCGAAAAGCTCACCGAGGAAAATTTCCGCGGCGAGCGCTTTGCCGATTGGCCCAAGCCTTTGCAGGGCAATAACGACCTCTTGGTCATCACCGAGCCAAAAATCATCGAGGATATCCACTTCGCCTATGCCATGGCGGGGGCCGATATCCTGGAAACCAACACCTTTTCGGGGACCACCATCGCCCAGGCCGATTACGGCATGGAGGCGTTGGCCTATGAGCTCAACGTTGCCGGCGCCCAGGCCGCCAAGCGTGCCGCCATCCGTGCCGAGGCCGAGGACGGCAAGCGCCGCTTCGTTGCCGGTGCCGTGGGCCCCACCAACCGTACGGCTTCGATTTCGCCCGACGTCAACAATCCCGGCTTCCGCGCCACGTCCTTTGACGAGCTGCGCATCGCCTATGGCGAGCAGATCGAGGGGCTGATCGATGGCGGCTCGGACATCATACTGATCGAAACCATCTTCGATACATTGAACGCCAAGGCCGCCGTCTTTGCCGCCGAAGAGGTGTTCGAGAACAAGGGCATCCGCCTGCCGGTGATGATTTCGGGCACCATCACCGATCTTTCCGGCCGCACGCTTTCGGGCCAGACGCCCACCGCCTTCTGGTACTCGCTGCGCCACGCCAAGCCCTTTACCATCGGGCTCAACTGCGCATTGGGCGCCAACGCCATGCGCGCCCATCTGGCGGAAATCTCCGATATTGCCGATACGTTCGTCTGCGCCTATCCCAATGCGGGTCTGCCCAACGAATTCGGCGAATATGACGAGAGCCCTGAATTTATGGCCAGCCAGATCGAGGGCTTTGCCCGCGACGGGTTCCTGAACGTGGTGGGCGGCTGCTGCGGCTCGACCCCCGATCACATCGCGGCCATTGCCCAAGCGGTGTCCAAATATGCCCCGCGCGAAATCCCTAAGATTGAGCCGCGCCTGCGCCTTTCCGGTCTCGAGCCTTTCACGCTCACCGACGATATCCCGTTCGTGAACGTGGGCGAGCGTACCAATGTCACCGGCTCTGCGCGGTTCAAGAAGCTCATCACCTCGGGCGATTACACCGCCGCCCTCGATGTCGCCCGCGATCAAGTGGAAAACGGCGCCCAGGTGATCGACATCAACATGGACGAAGGCCTGATCGACAGCCAGCAGGTGATGGTCGATTACCTCAACCTCGTCGCGTCGGAGCCCGACATCGCCCGCGTGCCGATCATGGTCGACTCTTCGAAGTGGGAGGTGATCGAGGCGGGCCTCAAATGCATCCAGGGCAAGGCCATCGTCAACTCGATTTCCATGAAAGAGGGCGAGGACAAGTTCCGCGAGCAGGCGCGCCTGTGCAAGCTCTACGGCGCCGCTGTCGTCGTCATGGCGTTCGATGAGGTCGGGCAGGCCGACACTCAGGCCCGCAAGGTGGAAATCTGCACCCGCGCCTACCGTATCCTTGTCGATGAAGTGGGCTTCCCGCCCGAAGACATCATCTTCGATCCCAACATCTTCGCCGTCGCCACCGGCATCGAAGAGCACGACAATTACGGCGTCGATTTCATCGAGGCGACGCGTGAAATCACGCGCACGCTCCCCCATGTCCACATCTCGGGCGGCGTTTCCAACCTGTCCTTCTCGTTCCGCGGCAACGAGCCGGTGCGCGAGGCCATGCACGCCGTGTTCCTCTACCATGCCATCGCGGCGGGCATGGATATGGGCATCGTCAATGCCGGCCAGCTCGCGGTCTATGAATCGATCGATCCCGAACTGCGCGAGGCCTGCGAGGACGTGGTGCTCAACCGCCGGTCCGATGCCACCGAACGCATGCTCGATCTTGCCGAGCGCTATAGGGGACAGGGCGGCAAGGAAGCCAAGACCAAGGACCTCTCCTGGCGCGAAAAGCCGGTGGGTGAGCGCATTTCCCACGCGCTGGTCAACGGGATCACCGAATATATCGAGGCCGACACCGAAGAAGCCCGTCAGCAATTCGCCCGCCCGCTGCACGTCATCGAAGGCCCGTTGATGGACGGCATGAACATCGTCGGCGAACTGTTCGGCGCCGGCAAGATGTTCCTGCCTCAGGTCGTCAAATCGGCCCGCGTCATGAAGCAAGCCGTCGCCTATCTTCTCCCCTTCATGGAGGCGGAGGCCGACGGCACGCGCCAGAGCGCCGGCAAGATCCTGATGGCCACCGTCAAGGGCGACGTCCACGATATCGGCAAGAACATCGTCGGCGTGGTCTTGGCCTGCAACAATTACGAGATCATCGATCTGGGCGTCATGGTTCCCGCCCAGACCATCCTCGAAACGGCGAAAAAGGAAAAGGTGGACGTGATCGGTCTTTCCGGCCTCATCACCCCTTCGCTCGACGAGATGGTGCACGTCGCCTCCGAAATGGAGCGCGAAGGCTTCGACATCCCGCTCCTGATCGGCGGGGCGACGACCAGCCGCGTCCACACGGCGGTCAAGATCAACCCGCGCTACAATCGCGGCACAACCGTCTACGTCAAGGACGCCAGCCTTGCGGTCAACGTCGTTTCAAAGCTCCTCTCCAAGGAAGCGGCCAACGACTACGTCAAGACCATCAAGCAGGAATACGATACCGTCGCCGAAAAGCACCGCAAGGGTGAGGCCGACAAGCAGCGCACCAGCCTGCAAGCCGCCCGTGATAATGCGTTCAAGCCGGACTGGTCCGCCTATGTGCCGAAAAAGCCCAGCTTCCTGGGCACAAGGTCCTATCAGGATTGGGATCTGGCCGAGCTCGCCCGCTATATAGACTGGACCCCATTCTTCCAGGCCTGGGAGTTCAAGGGCACTTACCCCAAGATTCTCGATGACCCCCGCCAGGGCGAGGCCGTGCGTCAACTGTTCGATGACGCACAGGCTATGCTCAAACGCATCATCGATGAGAAGTGGTTCACCCCCAAAGCCGTCGTCGGCTTCTGGCCCGCCAACCGGTTGGGTGACGATGTACAGCTTTTCACCGACGAGACGCGCGGCACCGAGCTGGCCAAATTCTTCACCCTGCGCCAGCAGCTTTCCAAATCCGGCGACAAGCCCAACGTCGCGCTTGCCGATTTCATGGCCGAGGCCGGTACGCCCGATTATGTGGGCGGCTTCTGCGTTACCGCCGGCTTCGAGGAGATCGCGATCGCCGACAAGTTCGACGAGCAGAACGACAACTACTCCTCGATCCTCGTCAAGGCCCTCGCCGACCGTTTCGCCGAGGCGTTCGCCGAACGGCTGCACGAGGTGGTGCGCAAGGAGCTCTGGGCGTACTCGGACGAAAATTTCGCCCCCGAAGAGCTGATCGCCGAGCCCTATCAGGGCATCCGCCCCGCTCCGGGGTACCCGGCCCAGCCCGACCACACCGAAAAAACCACGCTCTTCGAACTGCTTGACGTGGAAAAGCAAATCGGGGTGAAGCTGACCGAAAGCTACGCCATGTGGCCGGGATCCTCGGTCTCCGGGCTCTATTTCGCCCACCCGGAAAGCTATTATTTCGGCGTCGCAAAGGTCGAACGCGACCAGGTCGAGGATTATGCCCAACGCAAGGGCATGGCGATCGAAGACGTCGAACGCTGGCTCGGCCCGGTGCTGAACTACATTCCAGGCATGGAGAAGGCCGCCGGGTGA
- the purU gene encoding formyltetrahydrofolate deformylase, whose protein sequence is MPNFVLTLSCADKPGIVAGVTSELFGLGANIAESNQFWDRDTGKFFMRIAFAAPEGVDKEAVERALKPVTARFDMKTAIADEARVPRMVIMVSKFDHALRHLLYQIKVGWLRAEVAAIISNHEDARSIAEADGIPFHHLPMAKGEKAEQEAEVLRLIKAADADLVVLARYMQILSDQLSTRLFGKVINIHHSFLPSFKGAKPYHQAHERGVKIIGATAHYVTPDLDEGPIIEQETARVTHAMSPDDLIAVGRDIESRVLARAVKSHLENRVMLNGHKTVVFA, encoded by the coding sequence ATGCCCAATTTCGTCCTCACCCTGTCCTGCGCCGACAAGCCGGGGATCGTCGCCGGCGTCACCAGCGAATTGTTCGGGCTGGGCGCCAACATCGCCGAATCCAACCAGTTCTGGGATCGCGACACGGGCAAGTTCTTCATGCGCATCGCCTTTGCCGCGCCCGAGGGCGTCGACAAGGAGGCTGTCGAGCGCGCGCTGAAGCCGGTCACCGCGCGCTTCGACATGAAAACGGCAATCGCCGACGAAGCCCGCGTGCCGCGCATGGTCATCATGGTTTCCAAATTCGACCATGCCCTGCGCCACCTGCTTTACCAGATCAAGGTCGGCTGGCTGCGTGCCGAAGTGGCGGCGATCATCTCCAATCACGAGGACGCCCGCTCGATCGCCGAGGCCGATGGTATCCCGTTTCACCATCTGCCGATGGCCAAGGGGGAAAAGGCCGAGCAGGAAGCCGAGGTGCTCCGGCTCATCAAGGCGGCTGACGCAGATCTCGTCGTCCTGGCGCGCTACATGCAGATCCTTTCCGACCAGCTCTCCACGCGCTTGTTCGGCAAGGTGATCAACATTCATCATTCCTTCCTGCCGAGCTTTAAAGGTGCCAAACCCTATCACCAGGCCCACGAGCGGGGCGTCAAGATCATCGGGGCCACTGCCCATTACGTGACGCCCGATCTCGACGAGGGCCCGATCATCGAGCAGGAAACCGCCCGCGTCACCCATGCCATGAGCCCGGATGATCTCATCGCCGTCGGCCGTGACATCGAAAGCCGCGTGCTGGCCCGCGCCGTCAAGAGCCATCTCGAAAACCGCGTGATGCTCAACGGCCACAAGACCGTGGTCTTCGCATAA
- a CDS encoding PLP-dependent aminotransferase family protein, which yields MLEGLIVIDPAGGPLPEQIYRAIGAAARSGKLKAGSVLPSSRQLAAGLGISRNSVNAGYELLRADGVVAVRPGAAPRIVTGTDLERASLSGAGDARGLSRRGEAIAVNLRGKRGQRHSGYLEPGAPDEALFPADLWARTLRRVARQKFGDAAIYEALEGLPRLKSVLADYLARQRGVNAGPDQILIVPSTQSGLALAAQCLSDAGDTGLVESPGYFGVRTAFAGAGLVTRALEVDGQGVDPSGIERSGARLVYVTPSHQYPTGARMPLQRRMDLLQAARRMGAIVLEDDYDSEFLWNGRAIAALQGISDGAEVIYLGTTAKSLLPGLRLAYMVVPKDLAGPLAQAQRNLGLRVNIHTQAAFADLIESGALVTHLKRIAKTYEERGGLLVETLRERFGADLEVDMPMGGLQVVARFSRPRDDSPVAAALAAEGFETPSLSSYCAGEKRSGLIIGFADATPKRVARFADRLEQALV from the coding sequence ATGCTCGAAGGCCTCATTGTTATCGATCCTGCGGGCGGTCCATTGCCCGAACAGATCTATCGCGCCATTGGCGCGGCTGCGCGCTCGGGCAAGCTCAAGGCCGGGTCGGTGCTGCCCAGCTCGCGGCAGTTGGCGGCGGGGCTCGGCATTTCGCGCAACAGCGTCAATGCCGGCTATGAGCTTTTGCGGGCCGATGGGGTGGTCGCCGTAAGGCCGGGCGCCGCGCCGCGCATCGTCACAGGCACCGATCTCGAGCGGGCCAGTCTTTCCGGCGCGGGCGATGCGCGAGGGCTTTCGCGGCGCGGCGAGGCGATCGCCGTCAATCTGCGCGGCAAGCGAGGGCAGCGCCATTCCGGCTATCTCGAACCGGGTGCGCCCGACGAGGCACTGTTTCCCGCCGATCTCTGGGCGCGTACCCTGCGCCGCGTTGCCCGGCAGAAATTCGGGGATGCGGCGATCTATGAGGCGCTCGAAGGCCTGCCTCGGCTCAAATCGGTGCTTGCCGATTATCTGGCGCGCCAACGTGGCGTCAATGCCGGGCCCGATCAGATCCTCATCGTGCCGTCCACACAATCGGGCCTGGCGCTCGCGGCGCAATGCCTGTCCGATGCGGGAGATACGGGTTTGGTGGAGTCGCCGGGCTATTTCGGCGTGCGAACCGCCTTTGCCGGAGCCGGTCTTGTGACGCGGGCGTTGGAAGTAGACGGGCAGGGGGTCGATCCTTCGGGTATCGAAAGGTCTGGCGCGCGTCTGGTCTATGTCACGCCCTCGCACCAATACCCCACCGGCGCGCGCATGCCGCTGCAACGGCGTATGGATTTGCTGCAAGCGGCGCGCCGCATGGGCGCAATCGTGCTCGAGGACGATTACGACAGCGAGTTCCTCTGGAACGGCCGCGCCATCGCAGCGCTGCAGGGCATCAGCGATGGCGCGGAGGTGATCTATCTCGGCACCACGGCCAAGAGCCTTTTGCCCGGCTTGCGTCTTGCCTATATGGTCGTGCCGAAAGACTTGGCCGGTCCACTCGCGCAGGCGCAGCGCAATCTGGGCCTGCGGGTCAATATCCACACTCAGGCCGCTTTCGCCGATCTGATTGAATCAGGTGCGCTCGTGACCCATCTCAAGCGGATCGCCAAGACCTATGAGGAACGTGGCGGCCTTCTGGTGGAAACTTTGCGTGAGAGGTTCGGCGCGGACCTCGAGGTGGATATGCCCATGGGTGGTCTGCAAGTGGTCGCCCGCTTCTCCCGGCCTCGTGACGATAGCCCCGTCGCCGCCGCGCTCGCCGCGGAAGGTTTTGAAACCCCATCGCTTTCGAGCTATTGCGCTGGGGAGAAGCGTTCAGGTCTGATCATCGGCTTCGCCGATGCAACGCCCAAGCGTGTTGCCCGTTTCGCCGACCGGTTGGAACAGGCTTTGGTTTGA
- the folD gene encoding bifunctional methylenetetrahydrofolate dehydrogenase/methenyltetrahydrofolate cyclohydrolase FolD, translating into MTATIIDGKAVAAAAIDRVKAGAAAFAATHGNPPGLAVVLVGENPASQVYVASKGKMATECGFHSVQHTLPAETTQTELLDVIANLNADPAIHGILVQLPLPDHLDERTTIGALDPAKDVDGLHDISIGRLASGQIDKTLLPCTPKGCMELLSTVHPEGLSGLDAVVIGRSNLVGRPVAALLQHANATVTIAHSRTKDLPELVSRADIVVAAIGRPEFVKGDWIKRGATVIDVGINRIPAPERGEGKTRLVGDVAFAAAAEWAGAITPVPGGVGPMTIAMLMANTLEAAEQSVRR; encoded by the coding sequence ATGACCGCCACGATCATTGACGGAAAAGCAGTCGCCGCAGCGGCCATCGATCGCGTCAAGGCGGGTGCGGCCGCCTTTGCCGCCACCCATGGCAATCCTCCGGGATTGGCGGTGGTGCTGGTGGGCGAGAACCCGGCCAGCCAGGTCTATGTCGCCTCCAAGGGCAAGATGGCCACCGAATGCGGGTTCCACTCGGTCCAGCACACGCTGCCCGCCGAAACCACGCAAACAGAATTGCTCGACGTCATCGCAAATCTCAACGCCGATCCGGCCATTCACGGCATTCTTGTTCAGCTCCCGCTTCCGGACCACCTTGACGAGCGCACCACCATCGGCGCGCTCGATCCGGCCAAGGATGTGGATGGCCTTCACGATATCTCCATCGGCCGGCTCGCTTCGGGCCAGATCGACAAGACGCTATTGCCCTGCACGCCAAAGGGCTGCATGGAGCTTCTGAGCACCGTCCACCCCGAAGGCCTCTCCGGTCTCGATGCCGTTGTCATCGGGCGGTCCAATCTCGTCGGCCGGCCCGTCGCCGCGCTGCTCCAGCACGCCAACGCGACGGTCACCATCGCCCACTCGCGCACGAAAGACCTGCCGGAACTGGTGAGCCGAGCCGACATCGTGGTTGCCGCCATCGGCCGCCCTGAATTCGTAAAGGGTGACTGGATCAAGAGAGGCGCTACGGTCATCGATGTGGGCATCAATCGCATTCCGGCGCCCGAAAGGGGCGAGGGCAAGACCCGTCTGGTCGGCGACGTCGCATTCGCTGCGGCCGCCGAGTGGGCAGGGGCCATTACCCCGGTTCCGGGCGGGGTGGGGCCGATGACCATTGCCATGCTGATGGCGAATACCTTGGAAGCGGCCGAGCAGAGCGTACGCCGTTAG